The genomic window TGCCGATGGAAACCGATACGATTGAATTTGCAGCCAACCAGGATGGCGACTGGTTCTTCCACTGCCACATCCTTTATCACATGATGGCAGGAATGGGAAGGGTATTCAGCTATGAAAATTCAAGACCTAATCCGCAATTGCCGGATAAAAAGCTGGCCTGGAAAAACTTTATGAAAGACAACCGAATGATCAGCTCCATGGCCATGCTGGATGTAAATTCCAACAAGCTCCATGCGGAAACCATGACAATGTTCGGACCACGATGGACCAATCTGAATGAATTTCACTCCAACTGGGATTTCAATCATTTTGACGGAAATTTTAAAGCGGGAAGGTTTTTAGGAAAGTTTCAGTGGGCGCTGCCTTATGCCGGATTCAGGATTCAGAACAATCATGAAATCATGGAACGGCAGATGGCTGAAGCGATGGGAATGGATTTTCACGGCCGTAAAACATGGTTCGGCCAGCAGAAAGCTTCAAAGACAAAGGGTGCATTTATTGTAGGAGCACAATATGTGTTGCCAATGCTGATTATTGCTGATGCCAGTATAGACCAAAACGGGAAAGTCCTGCTGGAGTTTCAGCGAGAAGACATTCCGATTTCGAGAAGATTAAGAGGAAATTTCAGCCTGAATTCCGACGGAGAATTCTCAACAGGTTTGCGTTATATTGTACAGAAGTGGCTTTCGGTATCCGGAAATTATGATAACGAAATGGGCTGGGGAGCCGGAATTACTTTGATGTATTAAGTATAATCTAATAAAAGAATCTTGTCTGAGAAGATTAATCAAACCTCATAGGTTATTAAAACCTATGAGGTTTTTTAAAAACAAAAAATAAAACAGCTGTCCAAAAAGTTGGGACAGCTGTTTTTGTTTAAATGATGGTAATTAAATTTCTACCAAAGAAGATTTAATTCAGCACCTCATTGATCTTCGGATACTCCGAGATTTTCCTAAATACAAAACGGTTGCTCTTCTGGAGCTTTTCAATAAAAAGATCCAGCTCATTGATGGAATCGCTGTCATTTAAATATTGATCGTGCGTCAGGAAAACCAGGTGCCTGGATGTCTTTTCAAGATCATTGAAAAAAATACTGTCGACTTTCTTCAGCATTTCGTCGTGTTTTCCCTTCAGGACCATTTTATCGGTCGGTTTCCACTCCAGATCCCAGCCGACCACTTTATAGCCGGCCTGCTTCAGCTGGTCTGCTGCTTCTTTTGAGCTTTTAAGATCGGTTACCGTAATGTTGTTCAGCCGCCAGATATTTCTTCCGGGAGTTCTTGCGATCTTATCATATAGCCGTAAGCTATCTTTCGCCGTATCGAAATCATGAACTACCGCTGCAGGATTTTTGTAGAAATCGTTGTACCGGTTGTGGGCGTGCGTAAAACTGTGGTTGGCCAGTTCGATAAGCTGGTCTTTTCTCAGCAGTTCAAGATCCTGCTGTTGTTTTTTACTTCCATAGACGTGCTTGCCAACTAAAAATGCAGTGGCACAAACATTTCTTTTGTGTAAAATTTTAAGGAGGTTTTCGGTTCCGCGGTTGGGGCCGTCATCGAAGGTAAGATAGATTACCCTTTTACCGGCGGGAATTTTTTCATCATCAAGTTTGGGGACAATTTTTGCGACGGGATGGTCTTTGGGAATCAGTTTTTCAGATTCTTTCTTGTCTTTCTTTTGATTACAGCTGTTAAATAAAATTGAAGTTGCACTCACCAATGCAAACATCCCGAGAAAAGTCTTTTTTCTAGACCTTTCTGCAAAAGTTTTTGTCATAAAGTTTAAAGGAATTTTAGTTGTTAAAAATTGTTAATTTTTCTAAATATTCCTTAACAAAAAATATGCCGGTTTCACTCTGAAAATTACTTTTTAATAGGATTTTAACAATTTATTTTTTGGCTGTTATTTTTCAAGTAATTCCTTTAAATACAGGGAATTTTTAATAGCAGCCGTTCCCCACGTATTATTGAAAAAGATAAACGATTTATGTTGAAAATTCCGAATTTTTTCCGCCAGATTTTTAATAAAATTTTCGTCGTATTCCGACTTGTAAAGAACAGGTTTTCCATGCAGCCTGTAGTATAAAATGTCAGCATGTCCGGTAATGACATCTTCCGGCAGATTCCCGGGAAAGCTGACACCTGAAAAAATGACATGATTTTCTTTTAACAACGCAAAGATTTCATCGCGCCACCAGGATTCATGACGGAATTCAATAACATTGGTATAACTGAAATCCAGATTGTTTAAAATCAAATCGATATTTTCCGGCGTATTTTTAAAAGACGGCGGAAATTGATATAAAAATCCCGAAAGCTTTTCCTGTAAATGACTCTGAATGTGCCCGCAGAATTCAGAAATTTCTTCCCGGCAGTTTTCCAGCCGCTTTTCATGAGAAATTGTTTTTGGAATCTTAATGAAGAACCTGAAGTTTTCAGGCGTTTCATCCGTCCATTTCTGCAGGGTTTTGTCAGTAGGTTTCCTATAAAAAGTAGAATTGATCTCCACACAGTTGAACACTTGGGAATACAGCGTAAGAAAGTCTTTGCTTTTGGCATCCTCAGGATACAAAGAACCCTTCCAGTCGTTATTGTAAAAACCCGAACAGCCGATATAAAGATTTTCCTTTTCCATAATTTTTAATATTTAACGGTTTAGATTTGAATTTCCCACAGATTTTCACAGATGATTATGAAATTTCTGTAAGTAAAAGTCTCTATCGAAGGCATTTATCTGATGGCATTCATAAAAATCTTTGATTTTTTAAACTTTGCGTTTTCCTATTTTCATACACATTAAACTTTAATAAATACCAAAACCTTTTGTGTCTTTTGTGGTTTGAAAATTTGAGTTGTCCTACTCCTCAGATTTTATATTTAAATTAACCGAATTCAGTCTCAGAGAATTCAAAATCACAGATAAAGAACTGAAGCTCATAGCCGCGGCTGCAATCATCGGTGACAGCAGAATTCCAAAAAACGGATACAATAATCCTGCCGCAACAGGCACCCCCAGCACGTTATAAATAAAAGCAAAGAACAGGTTTTCTCTGATATTTTTCAGCAGTTTCTCACTCAACAGTTTCGCTTTTGCCACCCCAAGAATATCTCCTTTGAGAAGAGTAATTTCTGCACTTTCGATAGCGGCATCCGTTCCGGTTCCCATCGCAATTCCGATGTTAGCCTGCGCCAGGGCAGGAGAGTCGTTGATTCCGTCACCGGTCATTGCTACTATTTTCCCCTGCTGCTGCAATTTTTTCACCTCATTTAATTTATCTTCCGGCAGGCAGTTGGCTTTAAAATGCTTAATTCCCAATTCATCGGCAACAGCTTTGGCGGTATGTTCGTTATCGCCGGTCATCATGATCACATCAACGCCTTCAGCCATCAATTGCTGAACCGCTTTTTTAGAACTTTCCTTTATTTTATCTGTAAAGCTGATAAATCCGAGTACTTCATGCCCCTGTGCCACATAGGAAATCGTATGCGCTTTCGACTGTACCTCTACGGCTTTCTTTTTAAGGTTTTCCGGGATACGGATCTGGTGAGAGGTCAGCAGACTCTCATTTCCGAGATAGATCGTTTTTCCATTGCTTTCTCCCTTCACGCCCTTTCCTGAAATGTTTTCAAAGTCCTGTACTTTTTCAGCGGAAATATTTTTTTCTTTTGCTTTTTGAATGACGGCATTAGATAAAGGATGCTCAGAATTCTGATTCAGGGAATAAGCTAATTTTAAAATTTGATCCCGGTCGTTATTCAATGTCTCGATATGCTCTACAGAAGGTTTTCCTTCCGTTAATGTTCCGGTTTTATCGGTGATCAGGACATTTACCTTATTCATCTGTTCCAGGGCTTCGGCATTTTTAATTAAAATCCCGTTTTTAGCGCCTTTCCCAATTCCCACCATCAAAGACATGGGCGTAGCAAGGCCCAGCGCACACGGACAGGCCACAATTAAAACTGCAACAGCATTGACGAAGGCAAATAAGGTTTTCTGGCCTTCCGGACCGAAAAGCTGCCATAAGATAAAAGTAAGAACAGCAATACCGATTACGGTTGGTACAAAGACTTTTGAAACTTTATCTGTCAGTTTTTGGATGGGCGCTTTGCTGCGACTGGCTTCATTTACCATTTTGATGATCTGGGACAGCAGGGTTTCATCACCTACTTTTTCTGCTTTCATAACGAAAGTCTGGTTCCCGTTAATCGTTCCGGAGGTTACCGGATCGTTGACATTTTTCTGAACCGGAACCGGTTCACCCGTAATCATGCTTTCGTCAACCACCGAATTTCCTTCCGTGATTTTTCCGTCCACCGGGATTTTCTCACCGGGTTTTACCCGCAGAAGATCGCCTTTTTTTACCTGCGAAAGCAGCACTTTTTTCTCCTGTCCGCCGACGATAAGGTGGGCTTCGTCAGGGGAGAGGTTCATCAGTTCACGGATGGCATTTCCTGTTTTTTTGTGAGCGGCCGCCTCCATCAGCTGACCTAAGATCACCAATGTCAAGATGACACAGACCGCCTCAAAATACAGAGGGATTTCATGGTTGTGCCCACGGATTTCATGGGGGATCAAATCCGGAAAGATTAAAGCAATAATGCTGAAAATAAATGCTGCTGCAACTCCAAGCACAATAAGGCTGAACATATTTAAATTCCTTGTTTTGAAAGAAACCCAGCCTCTTTTTAAAAGGAACCATCCGGAATAGAAAATTACCGGAAGCGAAAGCGCCAGCTCGATAAAGCCCTGGGTTTGGTGGGAAAACGGGAAGTCAATCAACATTCCGCCCATGGAAAGAATGAAAACAGGTACCGTAAATACCAGGGAAATGATGAATTTCTTTTTTAAAACCGTATAGGTTTCATCTTCTTCATTTTCATCTTTATCAGGTATTCTCACCAGGTCCATTCCACAGATCGGGCAGTCGCCGGGTTCGTCCCTTACAATTTCAGGATGCATCGGGCAGGTGTATTTCGCTGTTTTCTTCTCAGGATACTTTACCAGATCCATGCCGCACACCGGGCAACCGACGTTGCTGTCGTACACTTTATCCCCTTCACAATACATCGGGCAGTAATATTTCCCGGCCATTTCATCGGTGACTTTTGGAGTTTCCTGATGGGACGAATGGTGGTGAGAATGATGATGGCTGTGCATTCCGGAACTGTTCACCAGTTCTTCTGTTATTTCCTCCAGATGCATGTGGCAGACCGGGCAATCACCTTTTTCATGGTATACTTTATCTCCTTCGCAGAACATCGGGCAGTAATATTCTCCGATATGATCCTTAAAATTTTCAGGAAGGTTGGTTTTGGAATAAGCCGGTTTGAAATTCGGATCTTTTGACTGCTTTTCCTCAATAGGAACCAGGTACATATTACAGACCGGGCATCTTTTTCCTTGTTGGAAATACACTTTATCGCCTTCACATTCCATCGGACAGTAATATACCGAAGACGGCGAAACGCGGTCCTGAGGTTTTACAAATTCCTTTTGAGGATGTTCCAAATCCTGGAGTCTGTAATTTCCTGCCTCTTCAAGTGCTTTATTTAAAGTGGTTAAATCTAATTCGTGGTCGGAAGTAATGGCGGCAGTGTGGGTTTCCAGATTAATATCGGCTTTGATGCCTTCTATGCCGTTCAGCTTTTCAGAAATCTTTTTCTGGCAGCCGGAGCAGCTCATTCCGGTAATGGTATATTTCTTTTGCATGATCCTTCGATTTATTTTACAAATTTCCGACAAGCGGCCGGAAGCCTGTTATAAATTTAAGGATAATATGTATAGAATTTGGCTTCTTTGGGAGTTTTTGGGATAATTGGGTGGAGGGCTTGAGAGTTTGAGGGTTGGAGAGTTTGAGTGTTTGAGTGTTTGAGTGTTGGAGAGCTAGAGGGTGGGAGGGTAATTGAGTAACTGAATGTGTCATCATGCGTTAATTATGAACTGTTTCAATAAAGAGAGGAGATTCGGTATCTTAAATCATTTAATTTAGGAAAAAAGCTTCTCATTATTAAATCTAATACCCTCAACTCTCAGACTCTCCGACACGCCAACCCTCTAACCCTCGGACCCCTTTATCCATCTAACTCTCAAACACAAAACCCTCAAACCTGATCCAGCGGTTTCCGGTTGTGTACTTTTAATTTCTTAAATTCGGTGGGAGTGAACCCTGTGCTGTTCCGGAATTGGGAAGATAAGTGCTGGACGCTTTTGTAGCCCAGTTTTCCGGCAATTTCCGTTAAAGTAAATTCATTGTAGAGAAGCAGTTCCTTTACCTTTTCGATTTTCTGGAGGATAAAAAACTGTTCGAGGGTGATATTTTCGTTTTGTGAAAATGTTTTGGAGAGGGCACTGTAATCTTTGTGGAATGAAGAGCTTAGAAATTCAGACAGCAGAAAATCCTCCGCAATATCAAGCCCGCTGATTTGAGCAATAATCAGGTTCTTGATTTTCTCGGTTTGCTGACGAGCAGAATCTTTAATTCTTTCAAAGCCGGTATCTTCCAGCTGCTGTTCCAGAAGCTGCATTTCTTTTTCAGAAACTTCGGATTCGGTTTCTGCTTCACCCAGCATAATGGATTTCAATGGAATTCCGGATTCATTAAAAATAGCCTGCACCGCAGAAATGCATCTGGCGCAAACCATATTTTTGATGAAGATTTTCATGATGAATTCCGGTTGTTCAACCTGTCTTTTACAAATTCAACCTTTGTTTTTCCATGAGGGGCCGGATTTCCGTTTTCGTCGAGGTTTACCATAACGATCCTGTCCACGGTAATAATGGTCTGATGCGTCATTTTATTCCTTACTTCGCACGCAAGGGTGATGGAAGTGGAACCGAAGGCCGAAACTTCAATACCGATCTCAATAATATCTCCCTGTTTTGCCGAGCTTACGAAATTGATCTCGGAAATGAATTTGGTAACTACTTTTTTATTCTCAAGCTGAATAACGGCGTATAGGGCTGCTTCTTCATCGATCCATTGCAGCAATCTGCCTCCGAAAAGGGATTGGTTAGGGTTGAGGTCTTCCGGTTTTACCCATTTTCTGGTGTGATAATTCATAGATGAAATTTTATGATACAAATTTAAGTTTAAAATCCTGTTTTATCAAAATATCCGGATTCAGTTATAAAAAGAAGGAGATTTATTTTTTCAATCACCAGATTTGAATGAGCGATCTCAGAGATTTTAATCGCATTTATCACCGCATCCCTCTTGATATCCGCAATAACAGAAGATTCGGAATTACTTTTTGTCAAACAATTAAGAAAATCTCTATTTAGACTTTGTTATTTTGCCTGATAAATTTGAAGATACTATTATTTTTAGTGATTATTCATAAATATTTGATGATGAATTAATACTTTTTAACGAAATAATATTTTGATTGAAAAATTTATTAAAATAATTTTGAAAAAAGCTTGGTCATGAAATTAATAGTCGTATCTTGCAGGTGTATTATAGCTGGAATCAATATTTGTTCATTCTTTATGTTGTTTTTCCTTTATAAACCAAATCATTTTTAACTTATTTAATTTTATTAATCAAGATGAACATTTTTGTTTCAAACATCAACTACGCAACTAAAGATTATGAGTTGCAGGATTTATTTTCAGAATTTGGAGAGGTTTCTTCTGTAAAAATTATTACAGATAAAGAAACCGGACGTTCTAGAGGTTTCGGATTTGTCGAAATGGAGGACGCAGAAGGACAACAAGCTATTGAGGCTCTTAATCAGAAGGATTTCAACGGAAAAACCCTTAATGTTTCAGAAGCTAAGCCAAGAGAAGAAAAGCCAAGAAGAACTTTCGGTAACAACGCTGGAGGTAGCAGAAGCGGTGGCGGTGGCTACGGTGGCGGAAACAGAAGCGGTGGCGGTGGCTACGGCGGTGGAAACAGAAGCGGTGGCGGAGGCTACGGCGGTGGAGATCGTGGCGGAAACGGCGGTGGAAAACGTTGGTAAAAAATATGGGCGGCTCTTCGGAGCCGCTTTTTTTTATTATCATATTGTAATTAGATTTTTAAAAATCTAAGGATAATGTGTTTTTTCAAATTTTTGTGATTTTATTTGGTTAACTGACAGAATATTTGTAAGTTAACCTAACTAAATTAATGATTATGAGAAAAAAATTACTTTTGGCATTATTCGCCATGCCATTTATTGCCAATGCGCAATTCACCCAGAATTTTGATGCTGGAACAACAATTCCGGCTGGTTGGACAGTTTTAAACGGAGGAGATACCAATACCTGGTCTATTGTAAATTATACCGGAGGAAACATTACCGCTTACAGTGGTTCAAATACAGCCTCAATAGGTTATGGCTCTTCAGCTCACGATGATTATCTGGTAACTCCTGCTATTACGGTTACTGCCGGCGTAAGCGACTTTCTTTCCTTTTATGCCAGAAGCCGTGATCCTCAATATCCGGAAACCATCAGTGTGAGAATTTCTACCACGACTCCTACAGCTTCGGCTTTTACAACTACTTTGGCTGCTTCGGTAGCACCTGCGAGCGGAGCCAATTTTTACAGGTATACCTATAATCTTACTTCATATGTAGGACAAACGATTTATATTGGTTTTTACTCTTCCACCACAGATATGTTTTATTTTGATTTGGATGATATTTCGGTAGGTGCTATTCCGGCATGTGCTGCTCCTTCAGGAGTTACGGTAAATTCAGTATTGTCAAATTCTGCAAATGTAGGCTGGACTGCTTCTCCTACTGCAGGAGCAACTTATCAGATCGAATATGGTCCTACAGGATTTACTCCGGGAACCGGTACCGTTATTACTTCATCAACTACGTCTGCTACAATTCCTAATCTTACAGCTGCTACAGGATATCAGTTTTATGTGCGGTCCAATTGCGGCACCAATGGTTTCAGTTCGTGGACTGCTGTAAAATCTTTTACAACAACCTGTACTCCGGTTTCATCATTCCCTTATATTCAAAATTTTGACACGGCAACAATTCCTTCATGCTGGTCCAATGAAGCTGTTACGGGAGGCGGTACTTCTACCTGGGCCTATGTTACCGAAAATGGAAACAGTTCAGTAACGCCTAAGTCAGCTCCGAGAATGGCAGAATTCAGAACGTCAACGGCAGGAAATAAAGCTAAATTATTATTACCTCCTTTAAATATTTCCGCACTTACAACGCCTCAGCTTAGATTCAGCCTTGCCAATGTAAACTGGTTTGGTGATGTAGATGAACTGAGAATTTACTACAAAGCAAATCCTTCTGATGCCTGGACGCAGATAGGAAGCTCATATACAACTGAAAATGCAGCGTGGCTTGATGTAAGTATACCGCTTCCGAACAAGTCTGCAAATTACACCATTGCTTTTGAGGGAACTTCAAACTGGGCAAGAGGTATCGATGTAGATAATGTTTCTGTTGTAGATGCATCTTCTCTGGCGGTAAATGATGTAACCAGAAATAATGCAGATGTAAAAGTATATCCAAATCCTGTAAAAGATGTTCTGAACATCAATTCTGAGAAGAAACTCAACAGCATTGAAATTTTCTCACTGACAGGACAACTTATCAAAACAATTGACAAAGATGCCACAAAGGTAAATATATCTGATCTTAGCAAAGGAGTGTATCTGTTGAGAGTAAAATCTGAAGGCAAAGATCAGTCATTTAAAATCATTAAAGACTAATTATCTGATTCAGATCAAATTATAAGGCTGCTTCACATCGAGGCAGCCTTTTGTATATTTATTGAAAGGTTTTTTTATTCCTTTTCTTTCTTTTTCTTCTTTTTCTTATCCTTGCTTTTCTTTTTATCCTTTTTGGGATTCAGGATTTCATTGGCATATTCAAACTCTTCGATAACTTTTAAAGGCTTGATTTCGATTACCGGGTTGAATTCCTTCAAATCTTCCTGGGAAATGATTTTTTCGTGCAGCAGAAAGCTTACGATTTCCTTTCCCGAATCATGAAAAAAATGATGCGTCAGCTCTTTTAAGAGAAATTTCCGGTATTCTTCCATTGGCAGAACCACGCTATATTTAAAGATTCTTCCTTCTTTTTCGGTCGCGAGATATCCTTTTTCAACGAGTATTTTCAGATAAGTAGAAACGGTATTCTGGTGCGGTTTCGGCTCGGGGTGCTGTTCCATAACATCCTTTAGGTAAAAGGATTCCAATTTCCAGAACAGCCTCATTAAGTTTTCTTCCGCAGAAGTAAGGTGGTTGATTTTCATAGTGAATGCTTAATGTTGAAACTGAATATTGCAATAAAGGTAAAGAAAAGATACCATAAAAGCAATTCCG from Chryseobacterium sp. SORGH_AS_0447 includes these protein-coding regions:
- a CDS encoding T9SS-dependent choice-of-anchor J family protein, producing MRKKLLLALFAMPFIANAQFTQNFDAGTTIPAGWTVLNGGDTNTWSIVNYTGGNITAYSGSNTASIGYGSSAHDDYLVTPAITVTAGVSDFLSFYARSRDPQYPETISVRISTTTPTASAFTTTLAASVAPASGANFYRYTYNLTSYVGQTIYIGFYSSTTDMFYFDLDDISVGAIPACAAPSGVTVNSVLSNSANVGWTASPTAGATYQIEYGPTGFTPGTGTVITSSTTSATIPNLTAATGYQFYVRSNCGTNGFSSWTAVKSFTTTCTPVSSFPYIQNFDTATIPSCWSNEAVTGGGTSTWAYVTENGNSSVTPKSAPRMAEFRTSTAGNKAKLLLPPLNISALTTPQLRFSLANVNWFGDVDELRIYYKANPSDAWTQIGSSYTTENAAWLDVSIPLPNKSANYTIAFEGTSNWARGIDVDNVSVVDASSLAVNDVTRNNADVKVYPNPVKDVLNINSEKKLNSIEIFSLTGQLIKTIDKDATKVNISDLSKGVYLLRVKSEGKDQSFKIIKD
- a CDS encoding polysaccharide deacetylase family protein, giving the protein MTKTFAERSRKKTFLGMFALVSATSILFNSCNQKKDKKESEKLIPKDHPVAKIVPKLDDEKIPAGKRVIYLTFDDGPNRGTENLLKILHKRNVCATAFLVGKHVYGSKKQQQDLELLRKDQLIELANHSFTHAHNRYNDFYKNPAAVVHDFDTAKDSLRLYDKIARTPGRNIWRLNNITVTDLKSSKEAADQLKQAGYKVVGWDLEWKPTDKMVLKGKHDEMLKKVDSIFFNDLEKTSRHLVFLTHDQYLNDSDSINELDLFIEKLQKSNRFVFRKISEYPKINEVLN
- a CDS encoding AraC family transcriptional regulator, with protein sequence MKIFIKNMVCARCISAVQAIFNESGIPLKSIMLGEAETESEVSEKEMQLLEQQLEDTGFERIKDSARQQTEKIKNLIIAQISGLDIAEDFLLSEFLSSSFHKDYSALSKTFSQNENITLEQFFILQKIEKVKELLLYNEFTLTEIAGKLGYKSVQHLSSQFRNSTGFTPTEFKKLKVHNRKPLDQV
- a CDS encoding RNA-binding protein — translated: MNIFVSNINYATKDYELQDLFSEFGEVSSVKIITDKETGRSRGFGFVEMEDAEGQQAIEALNQKDFNGKTLNVSEAKPREEKPRRTFGNNAGGSRSGGGGYGGGNRSGGGGYGGGNRSGGGGYGGGDRGGNGGGKRW
- a CDS encoding DUF72 domain-containing protein, with translation MEKENLYIGCSGFYNNDWKGSLYPEDAKSKDFLTLYSQVFNCVEINSTFYRKPTDKTLQKWTDETPENFRFFIKIPKTISHEKRLENCREEISEFCGHIQSHLQEKLSGFLYQFPPSFKNTPENIDLILNNLDFSYTNVIEFRHESWWRDEIFALLKENHVIFSGVSFPGNLPEDVITGHADILYYRLHGKPVLYKSEYDENFIKNLAEKIRNFQHKSFIFFNNTWGTAAIKNSLYLKELLEK
- a CDS encoding acyl-CoA thioesterase encodes the protein MNYHTRKWVKPEDLNPNQSLFGGRLLQWIDEEAALYAVIQLENKKVVTKFISEINFVSSAKQGDIIEIGIEVSAFGSTSITLACEVRNKMTHQTIITVDRIVMVNLDENGNPAPHGKTKVEFVKDRLNNRNSS
- a CDS encoding BlaI/MecI/CopY family transcriptional regulator; the protein is MKINHLTSAEENLMRLFWKLESFYLKDVMEQHPEPKPHQNTVSTYLKILVEKGYLATEKEGRIFKYSVVLPMEEYRKFLLKELTHHFFHDSGKEIVSFLLHEKIISQEDLKEFNPVIEIKPLKVIEEFEYANEILNPKKDKKKSKDKKKKKKKEKE
- a CDS encoding heavy metal translocating P-type ATPase, which produces MQKKYTITGMSCSGCQKKISEKLNGIEGIKADINLETHTAAITSDHELDLTTLNKALEEAGNYRLQDLEHPQKEFVKPQDRVSPSSVYYCPMECEGDKVYFQQGKRCPVCNMYLVPIEEKQSKDPNFKPAYSKTNLPENFKDHIGEYYCPMFCEGDKVYHEKGDCPVCHMHLEEITEELVNSSGMHSHHHSHHHSSHQETPKVTDEMAGKYYCPMYCEGDKVYDSNVGCPVCGMDLVKYPEKKTAKYTCPMHPEIVRDEPGDCPICGMDLVRIPDKDENEEDETYTVLKKKFIISLVFTVPVFILSMGGMLIDFPFSHQTQGFIELALSLPVIFYSGWFLLKRGWVSFKTRNLNMFSLIVLGVAAAFIFSIIALIFPDLIPHEIRGHNHEIPLYFEAVCVILTLVILGQLMEAAAHKKTGNAIRELMNLSPDEAHLIVGGQEKKVLLSQVKKGDLLRVKPGEKIPVDGKITEGNSVVDESMITGEPVPVQKNVNDPVTSGTINGNQTFVMKAEKVGDETLLSQIIKMVNEASRSKAPIQKLTDKVSKVFVPTVIGIAVLTFILWQLFGPEGQKTLFAFVNAVAVLIVACPCALGLATPMSLMVGIGKGAKNGILIKNAEALEQMNKVNVLITDKTGTLTEGKPSVEHIETLNNDRDQILKLAYSLNQNSEHPLSNAVIQKAKEKNISAEKVQDFENISGKGVKGESNGKTIYLGNESLLTSHQIRIPENLKKKAVEVQSKAHTISYVAQGHEVLGFISFTDKIKESSKKAVQQLMAEGVDVIMMTGDNEHTAKAVADELGIKHFKANCLPEDKLNEVKKLQQQGKIVAMTGDGINDSPALAQANIGIAMGTGTDAAIESAEITLLKGDILGVAKAKLLSEKLLKNIRENLFFAFIYNVLGVPVAAGLLYPFFGILLSPMIAAAAMSFSSLSVILNSLRLNSVNLNIKSEE